In Henriciella litoralis, the genomic window CGCCTTCGATGACGCTCATCACCGAGAGGTCATAGCCGCGCACCTGCCAGATGCCGTCGGCGACCTCAAACAGGCCGTGCTTAGCGGCCAGGCCAGACTGGCGCCAGAGAGATGGATTAACCGTCGCAGGCGACTCGCCCTCTAGGAAGTCGAATTGTGGGATCGACCAGACAACGCTGCCATCCTCTGCAAGGATCGCATCATCCTCGATCGCGGCCAGAAACCCCCGGGAGGCGTCTTCAAAATCGCTGGCATCATCCAGCGGCAGGCGTTCGGCGACGGCGCGATTGGCGGCAGTGGTTGCTTCACTCGCCTCGCCGGCAGGTGGCGGAGCAGGAACGGCAGAGTCCGCGCCGCCTGTCTGTGCGAATGAGGGGGCTGTAATCAAGGCAAGTGCGAGCGCCGATACGGCCAGTCTGGATGTCATGCGTTTTCCTCCCGGATATGTTTTGGCGCCAGCCTATGCCTACGGCCGGAGTTGCGGAAGGTAGTTTTTGAAAAAGCGTCCCGGTTTTGAGTGGACCAAGCGGACGTGAACGCTCCTATCCCCACGCTTTCGGGGCGTCAGATCACCGTCAGGCTGAGGATTGTGAAGCCTGTCACGATCAGGGTCGGCACAAGGAGGGCGAGGACGCCCTTTGTCCAGTACGGCCCCTGCCTTACCCAGCGATCATAGAGAACATAGCCAAGTATGGGCGGCAGAGAGAAGGCAAGGACGATCACGCTAATTGTCGGCCATGATGCCGTCAGGCCGGTCAGCGCCTCAAGGCTCGCATGGATTTCGGCATAGATCCATTTGAAAAAGGCGAAGACAGCGCCAATCAGGAGGATAATGGCAAAGAATTTGAGGACTCCTTCGGCATCATCACCGTTCGAGGAGGTGCCAGACGCGGCCATTGAAGGCATTTTCGACGTAAAGCTACCACTCACCGGCGCGCCGACGCCGCCTGCAGACTTTCCGCCAGAAAAGGTGGACTTGCCACCGAATGTCTTGTTCTCGCGTTTGCTGCGAGCATGAGCCTCTTTTTCGGCCTTTCTGTCGCGCAGCGCTTGCTTACGGTCCAGTTTCTGCTGGCGTTTCTGTTCGCGCAGCCGCTTTTCGGCGCGTTTGAGGTCTTTTTTGGAAACGTGCGGCGTGGCGATGCCTTGCTGGCGCTGGCGGGCAGCTTCGTCTCCTAGTCGTTTGGTAAGCCCTTTCTGACCTTCCATCGTCGGGATGAAGGCGCCCTGCTCTCCCAGCATTTTCTGGGTCTCATTCCACTTTACCATGAGCCTTTCCCCAACCGCCTACGCCGCGTAACACACCAAAGCGTACCATGTGCGAGCCGAATGGCAAAGCACGCGCAAAAACGCGGTCCTGCAGTCAACATTACAGTTTCGCTTCATGGAGCCTGGCGAATGAAGCCGAGGGATTTGAAATGACCGCACCCGGAAAAGGTCATCTATGTCCCGGAAATGGCCAATCATGTTTTACGCAGCGTCCTGATTTCGACGAGCGGGAAAGCTGGCGCGCGGTCTCTGCGGTCACCCCGTAATCGACCGAACGCAAGCGGCCTCTTCAAAATCCGCGTCGACAGCAAATCTCATGTCTTCGCCGGTCCCCTGCACCGTCAGACAAGCGGGAAGTGCCAGCTCATCAGGCCAGATCACCGCGCCCTCCACGATGTGGCGCTGATATTGATCGTCGAACCGGTCTGCGAGCACAGCGCGCAGCGCGCCCTGGATTTCATCGTCGTCGAGCGTTTCGTCTGCATGGTCAATCAAGCCGGACAATACATCCGACAAATCCCCGCGGTTTGAAGCGGTAAGCTCACTGTTCCAGTTCAGCGCGAGAAGAAGTCCTTGCTGATAGGGCAGTTTTTGCAGCTCATCACTGTCCCAGATCCCGGCGGCTAGTGCTTCTTGGCTTGTCTCACGCACGGGAGAGTTCAGATAGGCTTCGACCATGTCATTCAGGTTCGAGACAAAGCTGTCGAGGTCAATCAAACCCGACTTCAGCAGCACGATCTGGGTGTAGTATTCGGTAAATCCCTCTGTAAACCACATCCGCTCTGGATCGGTGTCTTCATCCGTCTCGCCCATGCGCCGCGTGATCCATTCGTGCAGTATTTCATGCACGATCGTGTGGGTCAGGTTTTCTGCCTCGGCATTCTGGGTCGCAAGCAGCAGGAATGAGCGTGTCAGGCCGGTCCCGATAACGGCGGATCCGTCGGGCAGGTCAGGCAGTGGAAGCAACGCGACGAAGTAATCCTTAAACACATCGTCTTCGAAGAGCGCGGCCGCTTCGGACAGCACGGCCAGCGCCGTCAGCCCGATTTTCTGGTCGGAGAGCGCCCAGTCCCCCCGCACGCCGACCCTGACCTCATGTCCCGTCTCGCTGACCACAGACGTTCTGTAGTCGCCGATCAGAATGACCGAGCCTCTGATGTCGTCCAGTGCCACCGGTTCGCTGACGCCATCCTCAAGCTTGAGGCTGGACGCCATCGCGCCCTCGAACCCGGAAATGGACAGTCGGAACGGGCCTGAAACATCCACGTCTGGAACGAACGTATACCCGATCAGGCTGGCATGACCCGGCAGCGCGATTGGCCGCATGCCGGGAAGCCCCGCCTCGCCCCATTGCGGTTCGCCATCATAATCCTGTTTCAGCGCGAAACTCAGCTCAAACGGCTCAACAGCGTCATGCTCTACCCGAACGGCGCGGCCTTCTCGCTCGAGCGTCGCGCCAGTGCCTGCAGCGGAAACCTGGAAGTCGGACAAAAGGCCCGTGAGGTCTGTTTCAGGCCCCCACTGATCGGGAAAGAGAAACTCCACAACCCCGTCATCGTCAGAAGTGATCTCCACGCCGACGCGAATGGCACCGTCCTGTCCTGCCGCCGCGGGCTTCAGGCTGATCATGTTGCCCGGCAGGCGAGGCGCTTCGGCGGTCGATGCGCACCCCGCAAGCGAGGTTACGGCGACGGCGAACATCCAGGACAGCTTCAAGGCGTATTCTCCAGCGCAACTTGATGCCTGATTAACGGACGTGTCGTCGGTCAGGTCAAGTCAGCCCGCTGGTTCAGCTTTCTTCAGCGATCTTCTCGTGTAGCCAGGCTGCGTGGCGCGGCGCTTTCTTGGTCGCGCTCCATTCGGCCAGCATATCCTCTGCAACCGATTTCAGCTCACTCATCTGTTCGGGCGTGCCGATATCGCAGGCAAGCTCGAGGCGGTGGCCGTTCGGGTCGAAGAAGTAGATCGACTTGAAGATGCCGTGATGGGTCGGGCCCACCACGTCGAGGCCGCGGCTTTCGGCGCGCGCCTTGGCGTTCATCAGGTCTTCCATCGTGGCGACCTTGAAGGCGATATGCTGCACCCATTCCGGTGTGTTCTGGTCCCGGCCCATTTCAGGTCTGGTCGGCAGTTCGAAGAAGGCGAGCACATTGCCATTCCCCGCATCGAGGAAGACGTGCATGTACGGATCGGCTGCGCCGGTGGACGGCACCTTGTCTTCTGCAATGGCGAGCTGGAAATCCATGCCCAGCACGTCCTTGTAGAAATCCACCGTTTCTTTCGCGTCCTTACAGCGATAGGCGACGTGATGGACGCCATTTAGTTTGGGAGCATCGGCCATCTAGGCATCCTCCTCGACCTTCAGCGAACCGCGCTTGATCTGGTCGCGTTCCATGGACTCAAAGAGCGCCTTGAAATTGCCCTCGCCGAAGCCTTGCTTATAGTCACCCTTGCGCTGGATGAACTCGAAGAAGACCGGGCCGATCTGCGGCTCTGCAAAAATCTGGAAGAGAAGGCGTGGTTCGCCGCCTTCAGTCGTGCCATCAAGCAGCAGACCACGCGTTTTCAGCGCATTCTCGTCCTCTCCATGGCCGGGCAGGCGTTCGCCCAGCATCTCGTAATAAGTATCCGGCGGAGGCGTCATCATCGGAACGCCGCGCGCTTTCAGCCGGTCATAGGCCTCGACAAGGTTGTCGCAGATAAGGGCGATGTGCTGGATGCCTTCGCCATTATATTCTTTCAGGAATTCCTCGATCTGGCCTTTGCCGCCTTCAGCTTCCTCATTCAGCGGAATGCGGATCTTGCCGTCCGGCGCCGTCAGCGCCTGTGAGGTGAGGCCGGTATACTCACCCTTGATGTCGAAATAGCGGATTTCGCGGAAGTTGAAGAGCTTCTCATAGAAGTCCGCCCAGTACTTCATCCGGCCCTTATAGACATTGTGGGTCAGGTGATCGACCAGCTTGAAGCCAGCGCCTTCCGGGAATTTTTCGACGCCGGGCAGATATTCAAAGTCGATGTCATAGATCGACAAACCCTCTTCACCCTCATCAGCATAGCGATCGATGAGATAGATCAGCGAGTGGCCGATACCGCGGATAGCAGGCAGTTTCAGTTCCATCGGCCCCGCATGTACGTCGCATGGCTCAGCATCATTGGCGAGCAGGTGATCATAGGCCGCTTTGGCGTCACGCACACGGAACCCCATGCCGCACGCGCTCGGCCCGTGCTCTTTGGCGAAGTAATAGGCTGGTGAGCCTTTTTCGTAATTGGTGATCAGATTGATGCCGCCCTGGCGCCAGAGTTCGACATCCTTGGAGCGGTGGCGGGCCACCTTTGTGAAGCCCATGACTTCGAAGACCGGCTCAAGCTGGCCTTTCTCCGGTGCGGAAAACTCGATGAATTCGAAGCCGTTCAGGCCGGCTGGATTTTCAAACAGGTCTGCCATGTGCTTTACCTCCAATGATTGTGCTGAATCGATAATAGTTGCATTTGCAACTAATGCAAGTTTTGGAGCGTATACATCGAATGAATGAGGCCACCCGAAGTTCCGCGAATGAGCCCACGCAGACCCTTCAGCTGGACGGTTTTCTGCCCTATCGGCTATCGGTTCTGTCTAACGCCGTCTCACGCAAGATCGCGGATATGTATGAACGCGACTTCGATATCTCCATCTGGCAATGGCGCATTCTGGCCGTGCTCGGCGAGAGCGATGGACTGACCTCAACCGAGGTCGCCACCAAGACGTTGATGGACAAACCCGCAGTCAGCCGCGCCACTGCTGCGCTGCTTCAGCGCGGACTTCTCTCACGCAAGTCAGACAACAAGGATCGCCGCAAGGCAGAGCTTCGCCTCAGCGAGGACGGACGGAAGATCTATGATGCGATCATCCCGCGCGCCTTGTCTTATGAGCGCGACCTGCTCGCCTCGCTGAGTGACGAAGATGCCGCAACGCTTCACCGCTTGCTAACAAAGCTTTCGCATATAGCATCGCCTGAGCGCGAACTTTGGTCACAGCGCGGCGGGACAGATGACTAGCGACCAGGTCTTGAGGGGGACATGACATGACAATCCAGACAATGCTCGACGCCCAGTTTGAGCGGATGCGCAGCCAGCGGCCGGAATATGACACCGCCATCATTATCTGGCGCGACAAGCTGGAGCCTGTATTGGCTGACCTTGAAGTGCGCCGTAAGGCCACCGTGTCGAAGGCCTACAAGCACACCATCATCACGAGCCTCGTAATGCTCGCGATTGTGGTCGGTGTCGGCTATTTCGCCGGGTTTGGTTACATTTTTCCTTTTGGTATTTTCGCCGGCATCGTGCTGACGGTGCTGATCTCCGCTGTGGTGTGGATCCAGGTCTTCGCGGTCAAATCCCAGACCAAGCAGATCGTCGTCGGCGCAGCCTGCCAACCGTTCGGCTTTCAATACGAAACGCTGCATCCAGATATGGAGGGCGTTAAGGATTATCGCAGCTTCGGCTCGTGGCTGAAATCCAATGCCAAGCCGTTGAACCATGCAGACGAGCCACCAACGCCCGCTTTTGACGGATTGAAAAATGCAGGCCTGATGCCGTCCTACGACAAACGTAAATTTGAGGACCTCATCACCGGCAAACGCGCCGAAGCCAATTTCAGTCTTGTGGAATGTAAGCTCACCCAGGAACAGGGCTCCGGCAAGAACAGGCGCACGGTGACCAAATTTCAGGGCCTGTTGCTCGATGTCGAATATCCAGAGCGATTTCTTGGACGGACCATTCTCGCGCGCGATGGCTGGTGGAAGCGAGGCAAGGGTGCGGGCGACCTTCAGAAGGTCCAGCTTGTCTCTGTTGAGCTCGACAGGGCTTTCACCGTCTATTCAAACGATCAGGTCGAGGCCCGCGCCTTGCTCACGCCGGACCGAATGGAGCGCCTCATCGCGCTTGAACGTCATTTCAAGGGCGGCAAGATCCGCGGCGTCTTTGAAGAAGGCCACCTCACCATCGCCCTGGAAGCCAAGGACCAGTTCGAAGCCGGCTCTGTCTTCAAGCCTCTGGTTGATCCGCGCCGTTTCATCGAAACGCTGACGGAGATCGGCCTTGTCTGCGACCTGATCGACGGATTCCTGACCCGCGAATGGTATAAGGATAAGATCTAGCCAGCGTCCTGGCCCGGTTTAAGAACCGTTTCAAAATCACCTCAATTAACGCCCGAGCCGTCGGCTCAGAGGGCGGCCCATAACTTGCATTCTGTTTTAACCATAACAGCTGACAGGAATTGGGTTTCTTCGTGACCCACTGAATTTGTTTCAATTTCACCTATCTGCCTAAGGGGATATTGATCCTGTTCTGGCACAAGGCGATCTACGAAGAAGCAAGAGACAGACGCTATGGCCGACGGACTGACCAAATTGGGTGTTCCGGCAGAACAAAAGCCGCGAATGGGTCGACGGGACGTATCTCCGGCGCTGACCAATCCCGTGGTGGACCTGTCCGCGGGCGAAGCGCGTATCATTCAGCGCAGCCATGCGATCAACAGGAAATTCCTGAATGAGCTCTGCAAGATCGCCGACCTTGTCCTCATAAGCTGCGTCTCATGGTTCACGCTGACAATCGCTGGCTTCAGCGTCCTGCATTCGAGCGTCGCCGCGGTCCTGCCATTTGCGTTTCTGCCGCTTGTTTTACACTGGGGCTTGAAGGGCAGTGAGGCCTATACGCTCTCCTATGCACGTCCGGTAACGGAACACATGATCCGCGTCTGCATTGGGGCCGGTCTTCCCTTGGCAGCGCTTACATTTACGACAGCCCTGCTCTACTCCGGTGACCATACTCGATGGGTGATGGGGGCCTGCTATCTCTCATTTTGCGTTATCATGGTGGTGCACGCCCACATGATCGTCGCCTTCAAGATGCTGACCCGAAACGGCGTCCTGTCGGAAAACGTTGTACTGGTCGGCGCCACGCCAAACGCCCAGCGCCTGCTTGAGCGCAACAGCGAAACGCGCGAACTCAACATCGTCGGTGTTTTCGACGACCGCCTCTCACGCGCGCCCAAGAAGATAGGCGACGCGCCCGTTCTCGGCCGTCTCGAAGACCTGATGAACTGGGACCGCCTGCCTGATATTGATCGCATCGTCGTGACGGTGACGTCAGACGCACGCGCTCGGGTTCGCCAGCTCATTGATCGTCTGCGAGTGTTGCCGCAGCGCGTTGTGCTCCTGCTGGACCTTGACGGCTTCGACCCGGAATCGGAAAGCCTTGCCGAGATTGCCCGCTCGCCAGCCGCCTATGTCTCAGGTACGCCGCACAATATTCGCCGCGCCGTCGGCAAGCGCGCCTCCGACATCTTCTTTGCGATATTGATGCTCATCTGCTTTAGCCCGCTGCTTCTGCTGACCGCCATTGCCGTCAAGCTCGACAGCCCAGGCCCTGTCTTCTTCCGTCAGCGCCGCCAGGGCTTTAACAATCAGATCATCCGTGTCTGGAAGTTCCGCTCGATGCGCAATGACCCTGTTGCCGCCGAAAAGATGAGCCAGCAAACTACGCTTGGCGATCCGCGCGTGACCCGTGTCGGCAAGTTTATTCGCGCGACGTCCATCGATGAGCTGCCTCAGCTGATCAATGTGATCATGGGCGAAATGTCGATTGTCGGCCCACGCCCACACGCTGTCGGCATGACCGCAGAGGACGCCGAAGTCCAGGCGATCGTCGGCGATTACGCCCACCGCCACCGCGTAAAACCCGGCATCACCGGCTGGGCGCAGGTCAACGGTTCACGCGGACCGGTCCACACCCGCGAGGAAGTCCGAGAGCGCGTCCGCCTTGATATGGAATATGTGAACCGCTCATCCTTCTGGTTCGATGTGTTCATCATGCTCATTACCGCGCCTTGCCTTCTGGGTGACCGCAAGCACGCGCGTTAGGACAAATGGACATGCCTGACAGCGCCTTCCCTCCCCCTCCTGCCGAACGGGCAGCCTCTGCTATCGGCCGCACCGATGCCGGCGAGACCGTTCTGTCGAATGGGATCAGCGGCGAAGCTGCACTTACCATCTGCGTGCCGTGCTGGAAGGACAGCGCCGACGCGATGATCGCCATGCTCGTACGCATGGAAGACGCCCGGTCAGCAACACTCATTCTCTACGATGATGGCTCCGCCGACGACGCGATGTCCCGTAAGCTCGCTCATCATATCGCCCGCTTTCCCGGCCCGGCCCGGCTGGTGACCTCGCATAAAAATATGGGCCGCGCCCACGCTCGAAATCGTCTGATGGCACTGGCCGAAACAGACTGGATCCTCTTCCTCGATGCCGATATGCGCCCGGATGATGAGCATTTCATCGCCCGCTATCTTGAGGCTATAAACAACAGTGACGGCCCCGCCCTCATTGCCGGCGGCTTCAGCCTCCGACATGCCCGGCCAACCGCCGAAACTGCGTTGCACGCGGCCCAGTCAAACGCTTCCGAAATCGTCGACGCCGAAACCCGCGCCCGCGAACCAGGCCGATACGTGTTCACCTCGAACATCCTCGTGCACAAGCAAGTCATGGCCGATGTCGGCTTTGATGACGGATTTACCGGTTGGGGATGGGAAGATGTAGACTGGGGCCTCAATGTCGCCGGCAAGTTTCCGGTCATCCATATCGACAACCCGGCCAGCCATCTCGGGCTCGACAGGACGGATGCGATCCTCAGCAAATTTGGCGGGTCCGGCCACAATTTTGCACGCCTTGCTGAACGCCATCCCGATGCTGTCCAGTCCATGCCGCTTTATCGTATGGCCCGCCGGTTCCGGCAACTGCCAGCCCGCCCCTTCTGGCGCGCCATCACCCGCACCGGCGCCGGGCAGAACTGGCTTCCCATGAAACTTAGACTGGCCTGTCTCAAGACATACCGGGCCCTCGCCTATGCGGAGTATCTCAAATGACGACTGCCACCGAAACCGTCTACCAGCCAAGCACCGGCCTTCGCGCCAAAATCCGGCGCCGTATTACCCGCTTGCGCACAGCTAAACCGCTTCGGGCTGAGCCACTTCAGACGCGCATCTGCTTCACCTTCGACGACTTTCCGAAATCATCGGTGGATAATGGCGCCTCCATCCTGGACGCGGTGGGCGGAAAGGGTTGCTACTATGCCTGCACCGGCATGGCAGACACCCACAACCACCTTGGGGACCTTTTCGATGCCGATGATCTTCTGGAACTGGCCAGAACCGGCCATGAAATCGGCGCCCATACAGAAACCCACATGAACTGCGCCGAAGCCGCAGATGATCAGGTCCTGTCGGACATCGACACAAATCTCGCCCGTATCCGCGAGATGGGACACACTGATCCGGTCCGCCAGTTTGCCTGGCCCTATGGCGAAACCCGCTCGGATCTGAAACCAAAACTCGCCTCCCGCTTCGACGCGGTGCGCGGCATCTATGCCGGCGTCAACAATCGCGGCGCTGACCTGATGCAGCTCAAGGCCATGGAGCTGGATGAAAGTGATGCGAGCATCGAACGCGCTGCCGCCGCAATTGAAGCGGCCAGCCGTCATCCAACCTGGTTGTTTATCTTCACCCATGATGTCCGCGAAAAGCACAGCGCCTGGGGCACCACGCCGGGACACCTTCGCCGGCTCGTGCGCCTCGCCCGCGATACAGGCGCAAAATTACAGACGCCCTCTATGGCCCTCGACGCCATAACCGTTAAACACAAGGGATGACACCCGAAGACATCACAGTCGTGATTCCGACCTTCAATCGGCCGGACAGCCTGCATCGCGCGGTCGAAAGCCTGTTCTGGCAGGGCGCCCGCAAGTCAGGTTTCCGGGTCCTGATCGTCGACAACTCTGCTGATGCCTCAGCCCGTATGGCATTCGATACGCTCGAATCGGCTGCGCCCGACAAGATCAAGCTGACCTATCTGCACGCACCTGCGGCAGGCGTGGCGAATGCGCGTAACGCCGCCATGGACCGGCTGGAAACGACGCTCGTTGCCTTTCTGGACGACGATCAGACCGCTCCCATCCATTGGATCGAAGGTCTGGTCAGCGCCTATGAAGAGTTTGGCGCCGCCGTCACGTTCGGCCCCGTCCTGACCGCGATGCCAGAAGACATCAAGAAGCACCGCGCGTATTTTGAAAATTTCTTCGCGCGTGAACCGGCCCTCCGCTCAGGCTATATCGAGAAGCCCTATGGCTGCGGAAACTCTCTCCTCGATACCGCCCAGATTCCCGGCGAAAAACCCTGGTTCGATGCCCGGATGAATGAAGTCGGCGGCGAGGATGACGTCTTGTTTGCCCGCATCGCAGCCTCGGACGGACGCTTCGCCTGGGCCGCCAATGCGCCCGTCTATGAGCATCCGCTTCGTCAGCGCATATCGCTGTCCTACACGCTCCGCCGGGCGCTCGCCTATGGACAGGGCCCCTGCACGCTCGCCCGCAAGGCAGACCCGCCGCGCTATGGCAGCCTGTTGATGTGGATGGCGATTGGCGCAGGCAAATTTGTCCTGCACGGCACCATCTGGCTCGGCATGTTTCTCATTCGTCACCCTCGCCGCGCCTTTCAGCTCGACAAGGCTGTTCGCGGGCTTGGCAAGGTCCTGTTCTGGATTGAGATGAAGTTCTATGGCAACGCCACTGTCAGCCAGGCGAAACGCGCCGATCTACCGCGTCCGCAAGAGACCCGGGTTGCGGCGAGGCGAGACGAGACCAGCGCGACCAACTGAGGGCGTTGCAGCACCAGGTGGCACGCGCTCAGGCTGCTTCTTTGTCATGTCACGCGTCGTCAGGGCCGTCTTCGCAACGACAGTGACATAGGTTACCCAGACAATCGTATTCTGTTGAAGGGCGATACTCTCGGACAGGCTGAACAATAGATACTGTAGCGAGACGCCGAGCACGAACACGCCCATCCAGCTCGACACCGCAAGCCATGAGGCACGGATCATCAGCAGGAGATAGTTCATCAACAATGCCCCCACCCCGAGCAGCCCGATAGCAAGCGCTGTTTCGAGCCAACCATTATGAGCCGTTGGAACAAGCCATTCAGTCGCCATACGCACGCGGTAGGCCGGCATCGACTCCAGCCCCCAGAACGCGCCATATCCATAACCGAGCCAAGGTCGATCACCGATGGCCGAAATGAGGACGGCCCAGATGTCGGTCCGGCCGGTCAGAGTGGCGTCACGCCCCAGCAACTGAAAGATGACGCCGGGCGCGAGCGTCATGACGGAGGCAAAAAGTCCGACCAGAACGACGCCCAGCCAGATGCTGGAGATTGTCGTGAAAACACCGCGGCGCATCCATGCCGCGCCTGCCAGAACGCCAAAGCCGAGCAACAAGCCCAACAGCGCGGTTTTGGATGTCGAGAGCAACACCAATGCGATACAAAGCAGCGTGCCTCCGACCCATAGCGGGCGAAGCGGCTTGTCCAGCAGGACCAGGAAGCCAAGAATAAACGAGGCGCGCGCCATGTGACCGCCCAACGCGTTCTTTTCCCACCATAAGCCCTTCCAGGCCCCGGGATGGATCTCATCCATAATGGCAAATCCAGGCGCTACCAGCCCCGCGGTGAAGGCCACCAGCGCCATGAAAAACCAGACTGCCCCGAACAGCCGGATAAGCGTTCGCCAGTCATAGCGCACAGCCAGAAAAAGACCGGCCATCGTCGAAGCGATCACGGCAATTGCCCGCCGTTCTGTTACTTCAGGATCGATTGACCAGGTGGTTGAAGCCGCGACCAGCACGAGCAGAATGATCAGAAAAGGTAGCCGGATCGTGGTCTTAAATAGCGTTGGCAGTTTCCAGGCGCATCCGCCCAGAACCAGCAGATAGACCGGTATCCACATCTTGCGCAGGAAGGCGCTTGTATCGTTTCCATACTCGGTTGAAAAAAGGCGTGGCAGCAGGCCTTCCGTGAAGAGGACCAGGCAAATAAAGGCCGCAACAAGTTCCACCACCAGCAAAAGGGTGATGAAGGGCGACCTATCCTGCGAGGCGGTCTGCAAAGCGGGCATCGGCCCCTATCCTGTTCATCACAACACCGGCGACACGGCCGCCATGGGCCTCGATTTCATCGCGCAGGCCGATGACATCGGCTGCACCCGTGGAATCGGCCTCGAGCACAAGAAACACGCCGTCCATCTGGGATGCCATCGCAAGCCCGGCCTGCGAGCGCGACAGCGACGGTGCATCAACCACGACCCAGTCGGTGGCGCTGCGAACGCGCTTCCACCACTGCGGACGCGTGCGAAGCTGAACCTTCTGACCCTTTCGAAGGGCTTCATGGCGAAATCGCGTTACAAGCAGGCGGGAATTCTTGATCTCATGAACGCCCAGCAGTCGGCGCTCAGCTGCGCGCTGATGCTCGTCGACCACACTTGGCACGAGAGAGTAAATCGGATCGGTCCGCAGCGATGCATCATAGGCGCGGCCAGGCTTGCCAACACCCTTGCCAAACCCCTTGGCAAAGGCGGAATAGGCTTCGTTGCGGCGAAAATCGAGATCGATCAGCCAGGCAGACTTGCGCGCCTTTCCTGCCGCTATCAGCGCAAAGGACGCTGCAACACTGCTCGTGCCTTCGCCCTCGCAGGCGGACATGAACATCACGCACCGGCCACCCTCTGAAGGTGTCAGCCGGGTTGCTGCACGCCA contains:
- a CDS encoding M61 family metallopeptidase, coding for MKLSWMFAVAVTSLAGCASTAEAPRLPGNMISLKPAAAGQDGAIRVGVEITSDDDGVVEFLFPDQWGPETDLTGLLSDFQVSAAGTGATLEREGRAVRVEHDAVEPFELSFALKQDYDGEPQWGEAGLPGMRPIALPGHASLIGYTFVPDVDVSGPFRLSISGFEGAMASSLKLEDGVSEPVALDDIRGSVILIGDYRTSVVSETGHEVRVGVRGDWALSDQKIGLTALAVLSEAAALFEDDVFKDYFVALLPLPDLPDGSAVIGTGLTRSFLLLATQNAEAENLTHTIVHEILHEWITRRMGETDEDTDPERMWFTEGFTEYYTQIVLLKSGLIDLDSFVSNLNDMVEAYLNSPVRETSQEALAAGIWDSDELQKLPYQQGLLLALNWNSELTASNRGDLSDVLSGLIDHADETLDDDEIQGALRAVLADRFDDQYQRHIVEGAVIWPDELALPACLTVQGTGEDMRFAVDADFEEAACVRSITG
- a CDS encoding VOC family protein, producing MADAPKLNGVHHVAYRCKDAKETVDFYKDVLGMDFQLAIAEDKVPSTGAADPYMHVFLDAGNGNVLAFFELPTRPEMGRDQNTPEWVQHIAFKVATMEDLMNAKARAESRGLDVVGPTHHGIFKSIYFFDPNGHRLELACDIGTPEQMSELKSVAEDMLAEWSATKKAPRHAAWLHEKIAEES
- the hppD gene encoding 4-hydroxyphenylpyruvate dioxygenase, which gives rise to MADLFENPAGLNGFEFIEFSAPEKGQLEPVFEVMGFTKVARHRSKDVELWRQGGINLITNYEKGSPAYYFAKEHGPSACGMGFRVRDAKAAYDHLLANDAEPCDVHAGPMELKLPAIRGIGHSLIYLIDRYADEGEEGLSIYDIDFEYLPGVEKFPEGAGFKLVDHLTHNVYKGRMKYWADFYEKLFNFREIRYFDIKGEYTGLTSQALTAPDGKIRIPLNEEAEGGKGQIEEFLKEYNGEGIQHIALICDNLVEAYDRLKARGVPMMTPPPDTYYEMLGERLPGHGEDENALKTRGLLLDGTTEGGEPRLLFQIFAEPQIGPVFFEFIQRKGDYKQGFGEGNFKALFESMERDQIKRGSLKVEEDA
- a CDS encoding MarR family winged helix-turn-helix transcriptional regulator; the protein is MNEATRSSANEPTQTLQLDGFLPYRLSVLSNAVSRKIADMYERDFDISIWQWRILAVLGESDGLTSTEVATKTLMDKPAVSRATAALLQRGLLSRKSDNKDRRKAELRLSEDGRKIYDAIIPRALSYERDLLASLSDEDAATLHRLLTKLSHIASPERELWSQRGGTDD
- a CDS encoding DUF3137 domain-containing protein, with amino-acid sequence MTIQTMLDAQFERMRSQRPEYDTAIIIWRDKLEPVLADLEVRRKATVSKAYKHTIITSLVMLAIVVGVGYFAGFGYIFPFGIFAGIVLTVLISAVVWIQVFAVKSQTKQIVVGAACQPFGFQYETLHPDMEGVKDYRSFGSWLKSNAKPLNHADEPPTPAFDGLKNAGLMPSYDKRKFEDLITGKRAEANFSLVECKLTQEQGSGKNRRTVTKFQGLLLDVEYPERFLGRTILARDGWWKRGKGAGDLQKVQLVSVELDRAFTVYSNDQVEARALLTPDRMERLIALERHFKGGKIRGVFEEGHLTIALEAKDQFEAGSVFKPLVDPRRFIETLTEIGLVCDLIDGFLTREWYKDKI
- a CDS encoding exopolysaccharide biosynthesis polyprenyl glycosylphosphotransferase, which encodes MADGLTKLGVPAEQKPRMGRRDVSPALTNPVVDLSAGEARIIQRSHAINRKFLNELCKIADLVLISCVSWFTLTIAGFSVLHSSVAAVLPFAFLPLVLHWGLKGSEAYTLSYARPVTEHMIRVCIGAGLPLAALTFTTALLYSGDHTRWVMGACYLSFCVIMVVHAHMIVAFKMLTRNGVLSENVVLVGATPNAQRLLERNSETRELNIVGVFDDRLSRAPKKIGDAPVLGRLEDLMNWDRLPDIDRIVVTVTSDARARVRQLIDRLRVLPQRVVLLLDLDGFDPESESLAEIARSPAAYVSGTPHNIRRAVGKRASDIFFAILMLICFSPLLLLTAIAVKLDSPGPVFFRQRRQGFNNQIIRVWKFRSMRNDPVAAEKMSQQTTLGDPRVTRVGKFIRATSIDELPQLINVIMGEMSIVGPRPHAVGMTAEDAEVQAIVGDYAHRHRVKPGITGWAQVNGSRGPVHTREEVRERVRLDMEYVNRSSFWFDVFIMLITAPCLLGDRKHAR
- a CDS encoding glycosyltransferase family 2 protein, which gives rise to MPDSAFPPPPAERAASAIGRTDAGETVLSNGISGEAALTICVPCWKDSADAMIAMLVRMEDARSATLILYDDGSADDAMSRKLAHHIARFPGPARLVTSHKNMGRAHARNRLMALAETDWILFLDADMRPDDEHFIARYLEAINNSDGPALIAGGFSLRHARPTAETALHAAQSNASEIVDAETRAREPGRYVFTSNILVHKQVMADVGFDDGFTGWGWEDVDWGLNVAGKFPVIHIDNPASHLGLDRTDAILSKFGGSGHNFARLAERHPDAVQSMPLYRMARRFRQLPARPFWRAITRTGAGQNWLPMKLRLACLKTYRALAYAEYLK
- a CDS encoding polysaccharide deacetylase family protein → MTTATETVYQPSTGLRAKIRRRITRLRTAKPLRAEPLQTRICFTFDDFPKSSVDNGASILDAVGGKGCYYACTGMADTHNHLGDLFDADDLLELARTGHEIGAHTETHMNCAEAADDQVLSDIDTNLARIREMGHTDPVRQFAWPYGETRSDLKPKLASRFDAVRGIYAGVNNRGADLMQLKAMELDESDASIERAAAAIEAASRHPTWLFIFTHDVREKHSAWGTTPGHLRRLVRLARDTGAKLQTPSMALDAITVKHKG